AGCTGCAGTGCTTTGTGCATCGATCAAAACATCTTTCAGACGTTGAGCATGATTACCCTGTTGTTTGTTTAAAGCGATGAAACAACGCAATAAGGCCTCAATAGCTTCTGAACATTCCCTGGCGGCGCAAAGCCCCAAGTTAATAGCCTTGGGTGTTGCGGTTGCGAGCAGTATTTCAAAGTGTAAGCCTTGAGGTGTGTCGATTGCTCGGCAGCAAATATCTGCCTTGAGCTGAGATAAAGACGAAACGCCACCCCCATCCAAAACAAGTAAAAACTTACTGGGTAATTGCCACAGCGAGGCTTGGTTAACAATGCGGTTTTCCAGTTGTTTGGCAATGGGGTAGGGATCCGTTATCGCGAGGGGGTCGAGGTCTGCCAGCGGGGAGCAAAGTACTTTTCGGGCGGCTTCTGCCGCTGGGGTTGCAGAAGCCAAGCCTTGCTGTTGCAGCTGTTGGGTAAATTGTGCCTCGCTGATTTCAGAAAATCCCCGTAGCTGCAGCTTGCCTCGGCTGGTAATTTCAATAATGGGCTGTGCCAGCGTCTCGGCCCACTCTGCTAATCGCTGCAAGTCTTTTACTTGAAGTCGGCCGCCAAGAAGTTGCACCCGGCTCAGCAAGCCATCGCCACTTTGCATAGGTTTGCCCGCGCTAGGGCAAAAACCACGTCGGTAAGTGTTTGAAGCGGATGACATAAGACACTCGTTGCATAGATAGAACGGATAAGCTTTCTAGCTTAAAGATGGATGGCGAATGTTGAAAGCGCAGTGTGATGTTATTTGGCTAAATGGTCGTGTTGTCAGCAGCTTGTGATGCGTCGTGGCATTAGCCACAATGAGGGGAAAGTCGACGAGGAAAATAATAATGACTAAACGGGTTTTTATCACCGGAGGTGCTTCGGGCTTGGGCTTAGCATTGGCGCACTGTTTTGCCGAGGTGGGCTATCTGGTATGCATTGCCGATATTAACGATGGTCGCGGCGAAATTGCCGAAGCCGA
The DNA window shown above is from Spongiibacter sp. IMCC21906 and carries:
- the cobG gene encoding precorrin-3B synthase, which produces MSSASNTYRRGFCPSAGKPMQSGDGLLSRVQLLGGRLQVKDLQRLAEWAETLAQPIIEITSRGKLQLRGFSEISEAQFTQQLQQQGLASATPAAEAARKVLCSPLADLDPLAITDPYPIAKQLENRIVNQASLWQLPSKFLLVLDGGGVSSLSQLKADICCRAIDTPQGLHFEILLATATPKAINLGLCAARECSEAIEALLRCFIALNKQQGNHAQRLKDVLIDAQSTAAFKASLLSTTIKAQQADNINKQEISPSAITQNPHNAVLGKHKNWFACAPTFGVLSSDNAKAIVALALANNITELRITPNKQLVFPNGSAALGPALKQLDMIITAEDPRLSLHACPGSPSCLSGSSDTRGDALRWAKACPELFSTTANIHISGCGKGCAHPRPSPLTLTARQGRYDIIINDCADPIDDDHCLAKNIAPEEVPAILNRLTLSS